Proteins from a single region of Oncorhynchus nerka isolate Pitt River linkage group LG18, Oner_Uvic_2.0, whole genome shotgun sequence:
- the LOC135561807 gene encoding CD209 antigen-like protein D, which translates to MTKERDKLQTERNFLSGRLTNLSWQKFESSWYFLSTESKTWKESREDCLERGADLVMINSDKEQTFLFNLKKRVWIGLTDSVKEGTWKWVDGTTLTTRYWYSKQPDNAGPNGDEDCAEIHKDQSPLKAWNDMSCDSKLNWICEKAV; encoded by the exons atgactaaagagagagacaagctaCAGACTGAGAGAAATTTTCTTAGCGGGAGGCTTACCAATCTCA GCTGGCAGAAGTTTGAATCCAGTTGGTACTTCCTGTCTACTGAGTCTAAAACCTggaaggagagcagagaggactgtctggagagaggagcagacctgGTGATGATAAACAGTGATAaggaacag ACATTTCTCTTCAACCTCAAGAAGAGAGTCTGGATTggtctgactgactctgttaagGAGGGGACCTGGAAATGGGTGGACGGCACCACACTGACCACAAG gtactggtattccAAACAGCCTGATAATGCAGGTCCTAATGGGGACGAGGACTGTGCTGAGATACACAAAGACCAGAGTCCTCTAAAGGCATGGAATGACATGTCATGTGACAGCAAACTCAACTGGATTTGTGAGAAAGCGGTTTAA